ACCGCCCGCACCACTCACCCGGCGCGCGCTCCTGCGTTCGGCCTTCACCGCGGCCGTGCTCGCCGGCACCGCCGCGGCCCTGGCCCCCGTCCTGCGTGCCCGGCGTCCCCGTCAGACGGTGACCCCGGCCCCGCTCGCCGAGGAGACCTACCGGGGCCGGCACATCGCCGTGGACCTCGCCGGCGTCCGCATCGACGGGCGCCCGCTCCACGTCATGCGCCGCGCGGACGGCAGCTACCTGAGCGGCGTCAACCACTTCCAGTCGTACGGGACCCCCATGGAACTGGCCCGCGCGGCCGTCGACGAACTCGGCACCAACCAGCTGGCGATGGCCGCCCCCCACCACGGCTGACGGCAGGAGCCCCGCGTTGTACACCCGGCAGAACCAGAAGAACCTGACCAGCGCCCAGAAGAAGCGGTTCACGGCGGCCGTGCTGGAACTCAAGCGCAACGGCACCTACGACCAGTTCGTG
This region of Streptomyces sp. NBC_00513 genomic DNA includes:
- a CDS encoding tyrosinase family oxidase copper chaperone; its protein translation is MYAVPPAPLTRRALLRSAFTAAVLAGTAAALAPVLRARRPRQTVTPAPLAEETYRGRHIAVDLAGVRIDGRPLHVMRRADGSYLSGVNHFQSYGTPMELARAAVDELGTNQLAMAAPHHG